The proteins below are encoded in one region of Triticum aestivum cultivar Chinese Spring chromosome 1B, IWGSC CS RefSeq v2.1, whole genome shotgun sequence:
- the LOC123089285 gene encoding strigolactone esterase D14-like, with product MNARVFGNVGETLVLAHGYGGSRFVWDDVVPSLADKFRVVVFDWSFSGAADGGGCSERRFSYHDFADELVALMDELGLRGTVFLGHSMAGMIGCIASLARPDLFSHLVLVGASPRYINDDGYEGGFDRGEVDAMLGAIEADFTEWAPLFAETVVGVDHPAAVAKFAKQLAMMRPGTALRVMRAVLTCDVRDVLPDVKAPCTIVHCTQDAVAPLAVARYMQHRLAGCAGGGGAASVVIQSSSHFPQLTAPKEFIRVIEAILLDR from the exons ATGAATGCGAGGGTTTTCGGCAACGTCGGTGAGACCCTGGTGCTCGCCCACGGCTACGGGGGCAGCCGGTTCGTCTGGGACGACGTCGTCCCGTCGCTGGCGGACAAGTTCCGGGTCGTCGTCTTCGACTGGAGCTTCTCcggcgcggcggacggcggcgggtgCTCAGAGCGGCGGTTTTCGTACCACGACTTCGCCGATGAACTTGTGGCGCTGATGGACGAGCTCGGGCTGAGGGGAACAGTGTTCCTGGGGCACTCCATGGCTGGCATGATCGGCTGCATCGCGTCGCTGGCAAGGCCAGACCTATTCAGCCACCTCGTGCTGGTTGGGGCGTCACCTAG GTACATCAACGACGACGGCTACGAGGGCGGATTCGACCGCGGAGAGGTGGACGCCATGCTCGGAGCCATCGAGGCCGATTTCACCGAGTGGGCGCCGCTCTTCGCCGAGACCGTGGTCGGGGTGGACCACCCGGCCGCCGTCGCAAAGTTCGCCAAGCAGCTGGCGATGATGCGCCCGGGCACCGCGCTCCGCGTCATGCGCGCCGTGCTCACCTGCGACGTCCGGGACGTGCTCCCGGACGTCAAGGCACCATGCACCATCGTGCACTGCACCCAGGACGCCGTGGCGCCGCTCGCAGTTGCCCGCTACATGCAGCACCGACTGGCCGGGtgcgctggtggcggcggcgcggcctcGGTTGTCATCCAGTCCTCCAGCCACTTCCCACAGCTCACCGCGCCAAAGGAGTTCATCCGGGTCATTGAGGCCATCTTGCTCGACCGCTGA